The Roseofilum casamattae BLCC-M143 genome window below encodes:
- a CDS encoding phosphoglucomutase/phosphomannomutase family protein — protein sequence MAVTSFNNPIKFGTDGWRGVIAADFTMERVAKVAPIAARVLEQVYGSETNRTIIVGHDRRFLAEEFAQVAAEAVQQAGYDVLLTDNYAPTPAFSWAAKEKNALGAIVMTASHNPGKYLGLKVKGAFGGSVPPEVTKQIEALLDTEVPVASEPGSLETFDPWPSYCQVLQSKVDIAGIQEAIAGGKLTVYADVMHGAAAGGLARILGVEIRELNSDRDPLFNGGAPEPLPRYLPELLQQIKEFGSSAEASELVAGLVFDGDSDRIAAVDKDGTYMSTQILIPVFIEHLATRRRLTGEVVKTISGSDLMPKVAELYNLSVHETAIGYKYIADRMLSHSVLIGGEESGGVGYNTHIPERDALLSALYVLEAVVQSGKNLGTLYQQLQEKTGFASMYDRIDLPLANMEVRSHLLHQLDTHPLTEINGKTVLDCNTVDGYKFRLNDGSWLLVRFSGTEPVLRLYCEAADLNQVHETLNWIKDWVQSQTDNL from the coding sequence ATGGCCGTAACTTCTTTCAACAATCCGATTAAGTTTGGGACTGATGGCTGGCGAGGCGTAATTGCGGCTGATTTTACTATGGAACGAGTGGCGAAAGTTGCTCCCATTGCTGCCCGCGTTCTGGAGCAGGTTTACGGCTCTGAAACCAATCGTACTATTATTGTCGGCCACGATCGCCGGTTTCTCGCGGAAGAGTTTGCGCAAGTGGCTGCTGAAGCCGTACAACAGGCGGGATACGATGTCTTGCTTACGGATAATTATGCTCCAACTCCGGCATTTAGTTGGGCAGCGAAAGAAAAAAATGCCCTGGGTGCGATCGTGATGACGGCGTCTCATAATCCAGGAAAGTATTTAGGGTTAAAAGTAAAAGGTGCGTTTGGCGGTTCGGTTCCCCCAGAGGTGACGAAACAAATTGAAGCATTATTAGATACGGAAGTCCCCGTTGCGAGCGAACCGGGAAGTCTGGAAACCTTTGACCCCTGGCCGTCTTATTGTCAGGTATTGCAGTCGAAAGTGGATATTGCTGGGATTCAAGAGGCGATCGCTGGGGGTAAGCTGACTGTATACGCAGATGTGATGCATGGAGCGGCCGCTGGCGGGTTGGCTCGGATTTTAGGAGTGGAGATTCGCGAGTTAAATAGCGATCGCGACCCCCTCTTCAATGGCGGCGCGCCGGAGCCTCTACCGCGCTATTTACCAGAGCTATTGCAGCAAATTAAGGAGTTTGGTAGTTCAGCAGAAGCGTCAGAGTTGGTTGCGGGGTTAGTCTTTGATGGAGATAGCGATCGCATTGCGGCAGTGGATAAAGATGGCACGTATATGAGCACGCAAATCCTGATCCCCGTCTTCATCGAGCATTTAGCCACTCGTCGCAGGTTAACCGGAGAAGTGGTGAAAACCATTAGCGGTTCCGATCTGATGCCGAAAGTGGCAGAGTTATACAATCTTTCCGTCCATGAAACGGCGATCGGATATAAGTATATTGCCGATCGCATGTTATCTCATTCCGTCTTAATTGGTGGCGAAGAATCTGGAGGCGTTGGCTACAATACTCATATCCCCGAACGAGATGCCCTCCTCTCCGCATTATACGTTCTCGAAGCCGTCGTGCAATCTGGAAAAAACTTAGGCACCCTCTATCAACAATTGCAAGAAAAAACCGGGTTTGCGTCCATGTACGATCGCATCGATCTGCCTTTAGCGAATATGGAAGTGCGATCGCATTTATTGCATCAATTAGATACTCATCCCCTCACCGAAATTAACGGTAAAACCGTCCTCGACTGCAATACCGTCGATGGTTATAAGTTTCGCTTAAATGATGGCAGTTGGCTCTTAGTCAGATTCAGCGGAACCGAACCCGTCTTGCGTCTCTACTGCGAAGCCGCCGATCTAAACCAAGTTCATGAAACTCTAAACTGGATTAAAGATTGGGTGCAAAGCCAAACTGATAATCTCTAA